One genomic segment of Bradyrhizobium diazoefficiens includes these proteins:
- a CDS encoding LemA family protein, with amino-acid sequence MRKILTVLAALASLSLTNCGYNAIQTEDEQIKANWSEVVNQYQRRADLVPNLVNSVKGFAQQEKDVLLGVTNARAKVGSIQATPEVLNDPAAFQKFQAAQGELSSALSRLLVVTENYPQLKSDALFRDLMSQLEGTENRITVARNRYIKAVQDYNVTIRSFPTNLTAMAFGYKEKPNFTVENEREISTAPKVDFNPAPAPSK; translated from the coding sequence ATGCGCAAGATCCTCACCGTGCTGGCGGCGCTGGCCTCGCTGAGCCTGACCAATTGCGGCTACAACGCGATCCAGACCGAGGACGAGCAGATCAAGGCCAACTGGTCCGAGGTGGTGAACCAGTATCAGCGCCGCGCCGATCTGGTGCCCAATCTCGTCAATTCGGTAAAGGGTTTTGCGCAGCAGGAAAAGGACGTGCTGCTCGGGGTCACCAATGCGCGCGCCAAGGTCGGCAGCATCCAGGCGACGCCGGAGGTACTGAACGACCCCGCCGCGTTCCAGAAATTCCAGGCCGCTCAAGGCGAGCTCTCCAGCGCGCTGTCGCGCTTGCTGGTCGTCACCGAGAATTATCCGCAGCTCAAGTCGGACGCGCTGTTCAGGGATTTGATGTCGCAGCTCGAGGGTACTGAGAACCGCATCACGGTGGCGCGCAACCGCTACATCAAGGCGGTGCAGGACTATAACGTCACCATCCGGTCCTTCCCGACCAATCTCACCGCGATGGCGTTCGGCTACAAGGAGAAGCCGAACTTCACGGTCGAGAACGAGAGGGAGATCTCGACCGCGCCGAAGGTCGATTTCAACCCTGCGCCGGCGCCATCGAAGTAA
- a CDS encoding TPM domain-containing protein — protein sequence MRAAKAILLALFLGWGFAASADLAVPQLTGRVVDQTATLSSSDIAALTQKLREFETRKGSQIAVLIVSTTQPETIEQFSIRVAEAWKIGRKKVDDGAILIIAKNDRHLRIEVGYGLEGALTDVTSRRIIDEIITPKFRTGDFAGGISAGVDRMIRVIDGEPLPVPTPTVNFGNLDDIGPLLIVTLFASIGVGGFIRAMLGRLLGSLATGGIIAALAWLMLGSFALAMALGVVGFIIGFIADLFPAMGPSTGLSRGGAWSSGSAGGGWSSGSSGSSDSGSFSGGGGSFGGGGASGSW from the coding sequence ATGCGCGCCGCGAAGGCCATCCTGCTCGCGCTGTTCCTCGGCTGGGGCTTTGCCGCCTCGGCCGATCTGGCCGTCCCGCAGCTCACCGGCCGCGTGGTCGACCAGACCGCCACGCTCTCCAGCAGCGACATCGCCGCGTTGACGCAAAAGCTGCGCGAATTCGAGACCCGCAAGGGCAGCCAGATCGCCGTCCTGATCGTATCGACCACGCAGCCGGAGACGATCGAGCAGTTCTCGATCCGCGTCGCGGAGGCCTGGAAGATCGGACGCAAGAAAGTCGACGACGGTGCGATCCTGATCATTGCCAAGAACGACCGGCATCTGCGCATCGAGGTCGGCTATGGCCTCGAAGGCGCGCTCACCGATGTGACCTCGCGGCGTATCATCGACGAGATCATCACGCCGAAATTCAGGACGGGCGATTTTGCGGGCGGCATCTCGGCCGGTGTCGACCGGATGATCCGGGTCATCGACGGCGAGCCGCTGCCGGTTCCCACGCCGACGGTGAATTTCGGCAATCTGGACGACATCGGGCCGCTCCTCATCGTGACGCTGTTCGCCTCGATCGGGGTGGGCGGGTTCATCCGGGCCATGCTGGGGCGCCTGCTCGGATCGTTGGCGACCGGTGGCATCATCGCCGCGCTGGCCTGGCTTATGCTCGGCTCTTTCGCACTCGCGATGGCCCTCGGCGTTGTTGGCTTCATCATCGGCTTCATCGCCGATCTGTTTCCAGCGATGGGGCCGAGCACGGGATTGTCGCGTGGCGGCGCGTGGTCGAGCGGCTCGGCCGGAGGCGGCTGGAGCAGCGGATCGTCGGGCAGCAGCGACAGCGGCAGCTTCAGCGGGGGCGGCGGCAGTTTTGGCGGCGGCGGCGCCTCGGGGAGCTGGTAG
- a CDS encoding TPM domain-containing protein, which produces MSIKRIARHLVQHHWRARQIFPPEVLGRIEQAIKQGEATHSGQVRFVVEGALDGRPLFRNQPARARALDVFSHLRIWDTAHNNGVLIYLLLADRDVEIIADRGIHAKVGAEGWERICRAMEAEFASGQFERGVISGIEAVSKELAKHFPPAGAHPNELPDKPVVM; this is translated from the coding sequence ATGAGCATCAAGCGCATCGCAAGACATCTTGTGCAGCATCATTGGCGGGCAAGGCAGATCTTTCCGCCGGAGGTGCTCGGTCGCATTGAGCAGGCGATCAAGCAAGGCGAGGCCACACATTCCGGCCAGGTCCGCTTCGTCGTCGAAGGCGCGCTCGACGGTCGCCCGCTGTTCCGCAACCAGCCGGCCCGCGCGCGGGCGCTCGACGTGTTCTCGCATTTGCGCATCTGGGACACCGCGCACAACAACGGTGTCCTCATCTACCTCCTGCTCGCCGACCGCGACGTCGAGATCATCGCCGACCGCGGCATCCATGCGAAGGTAGGGGCGGAGGGGTGGGAGCGCATCTGCCGCGCGATGGAGGCCGAATTCGCCTCGGGCCAGTTCGAGCGCGGCGTGATCAGTGGCATCGAGGCAGTGTCGAAGGAGCTGGCGAAGCATTTTCCCCCGGCGGGTGCGCATCCGAACGAGCTGCCGGATAAGCCTGTGGTGATGTGA
- a CDS encoding MBL fold metallo-hydrolase — MSERKPTAFPILMKNDTCSLIQAAEDVYQIRFSNRAANAYLVRGSARTILIDVGLSSNYPAMVECLNFAGCPPEKIDMVVLSHEHLDHIGAAWHFNERRTFIAAHRLAANKIMLRDDFSMLRKMFNEPNVPVNIDIWLEEGNLIDLGNFRLNVMYTPGHTSACITLFDQDKGLLFAADTLMPGGVMGGVFGSGSISDYIQSLERIKGLDTKILLSGHGRLSDTPQEDVRIAIARSHGLLEDTAQLFDALDARSNFEPIMQSVRDLNKLDD, encoded by the coding sequence ATGAGCGAACGGAAGCCGACCGCATTTCCGATTCTGATGAAGAACGACACCTGCTCGCTGATCCAGGCGGCGGAGGACGTCTACCAGATCCGCTTCTCCAATCGGGCCGCGAACGCCTATCTCGTGCGCGGTTCGGCGCGGACGATCCTGATCGACGTCGGCCTCTCCTCGAACTATCCGGCGATGGTCGAGTGCCTGAACTTCGCGGGCTGCCCGCCAGAGAAGATCGACATGGTGGTGCTGAGCCACGAGCATCTCGACCATATCGGCGCCGCCTGGCATTTCAACGAGCGCCGCACCTTCATCGCCGCCCATCGGCTCGCCGCCAACAAGATCATGCTGCGCGACGACTTTTCGATGCTGCGAAAAATGTTCAACGAGCCGAACGTGCCTGTTAATATCGACATCTGGCTCGAGGAGGGCAACCTGATCGACCTCGGCAATTTCCGTCTCAACGTGATGTACACGCCGGGCCACACCTCGGCCTGCATCACGCTGTTCGACCAGGACAAGGGCCTGCTGTTCGCCGCCGATACGCTGATGCCGGGCGGCGTGATGGGCGGCGTGTTCGGCTCGGGCAGCATCTCCGACTACATCCAGTCGCTGGAACGCATCAAGGGGCTGGATACGAAGATCCTGTTGTCGGGACATGGGCGCCTCTCCGACACCCCGCAGGAGGATGTCCGCATCGCGATCGCGCGGTCGCATGGCCTGTTGGAGGACACCGCGCAATTGTTCGACGCGCTGGACGCCCGCTCGAACTTCGAGCCGATCATGCAGTCGGTGCGGGATCTGAACAAGCTGGACGATTGA
- a CDS encoding Crp/Fnr family transcriptional regulator, protein MTIEKCINAFGVDDVIFEEGSTGRELFVVLDGEVEIAKMNGASKTTIVKLGKGEFFGEMAVIDGSARSATAIASLPNTKVMRINHARFVYLVSQQPAFALMVMDALSKRLRASNAVTYRAAES, encoded by the coding sequence ATGACGATCGAGAAATGCATCAACGCGTTTGGTGTCGATGACGTCATCTTCGAAGAGGGCTCGACCGGCCGCGAGTTGTTCGTCGTCCTCGACGGCGAGGTCGAGATCGCCAAGATGAACGGCGCGAGCAAGACCACCATCGTCAAGCTCGGCAAGGGCGAGTTCTTCGGCGAGATGGCCGTGATCGACGGCTCCGCGCGCTCGGCGACTGCGATCGCCTCACTGCCGAACACGAAGGTGATGCGTATCAACCACGCCCGTTTCGTCTACCTCGTCAGCCAGCAGCCGGCGTTTGCATTGATGGTGATGGATGCGCTGTCGAAACGCCTGCGCGCCTCCAACGCCGTCACCTACCGGGCAGCAGAATCATGA
- a CDS encoding glutathione S-transferase family protein, whose protein sequence is MPSYRLHYFPESGNSYKLALMLTLCGETFEPVWTDFGGGVTRTAEWRRNVNEMGEIPVLEIDGVKMTQTAPLLLKLVGQYGRFGAEMEQEKFELLRWLFWDNHKLTGYMATYRFMRAFTENNDPQVLKHFRRRLDDFLGILDGHLQHNEFAIGVRPTIADISMMAYLHYPSDEHGFDFAASHPAIHAWLGRMAALPGWKPAYELLPGQRMTNYAS, encoded by the coding sequence ATGCCCAGCTACCGCCTGCACTACTTCCCGGAATCCGGCAACAGCTACAAGCTGGCGCTGATGCTGACGCTTTGCGGCGAGACCTTCGAGCCGGTGTGGACCGATTTCGGCGGCGGCGTCACGCGCACGGCGGAATGGCGCCGGAACGTCAACGAGATGGGCGAGATTCCCGTGCTCGAGATCGACGGCGTGAAGATGACGCAGACCGCGCCGCTCCTGCTCAAGCTTGTCGGGCAATATGGCCGTTTCGGCGCCGAGATGGAGCAGGAAAAGTTCGAGCTGCTGCGCTGGCTGTTCTGGGACAACCACAAGCTCACCGGCTACATGGCGACCTACCGCTTCATGCGCGCCTTCACCGAGAACAACGATCCGCAGGTGCTGAAGCATTTTCGCCGGCGGCTCGACGACTTCCTCGGCATCCTCGACGGGCATCTCCAACACAATGAATTCGCGATCGGAGTGAGGCCCACGATCGCCGACATCTCGATGATGGCCTATCTGCACTATCCGAGCGACGAGCACGGCTTCGATTTCGCCGCGAGCCATCCCGCCATCCACGCCTGGCTCGGCCGCATGGCCGCGCTGCCCGGCTGGAAGCCGGCGTATGAGCTGCTGCCAGGGCAACGGATGACGAACTACGCGAGTTGA
- a CDS encoding CaiB/BaiF CoA transferase family protein, whose amino-acid sequence MEKGIFAGLKVLDCASFIAAPAAATVLSDFGADVIKIEPPGAGDPYRNLPNLPGYPAGEHNFAWLLEARNKKSIALDLAKSEAQAVLYKLVQEADVFITNMPPPVRAKLGITYGHLAHLNDRLIYASFTGYGEKGEEANKPGFDSNAYWARSGLMDLVRADTDTTPARSVAGMGDHPCAMAFYGAIVTALYQREKTGKGSHVKSNLMANGVWAASVLAQAKLCGAKFGERRPRERALNAVANHYQCKDGRWLILSLLNEERQWPALAKCLGREDLIDDPRFATKADRHARSVELIKILDETFATRDLAEWREILDGNGLVFGVVGILDDIPNDKQMLENEVLVPFENDTMLTINSPIWIDGAKKVQPRKPPGVGEHSDEILRAAGYDEQAIKELRSKGAVG is encoded by the coding sequence ATGGAAAAAGGCATTTTTGCAGGGCTCAAGGTCCTGGACTGCGCGAGCTTCATCGCCGCGCCCGCGGCTGCGACCGTGCTGTCGGATTTCGGCGCCGACGTCATCAAGATCGAGCCGCCCGGCGCGGGAGACCCCTATCGCAATTTGCCGAACCTGCCGGGCTATCCGGCCGGCGAGCACAATTTCGCCTGGCTGCTGGAGGCCCGCAACAAGAAGAGCATCGCGCTCGACCTTGCAAAGTCCGAGGCGCAGGCCGTGCTCTACAAGCTCGTGCAAGAGGCCGACGTCTTCATCACCAACATGCCGCCGCCGGTGCGCGCCAAACTCGGCATCACCTATGGCCACCTCGCCCATCTTAACGACCGGCTGATCTATGCCTCCTTCACCGGCTACGGCGAGAAGGGCGAGGAAGCCAACAAGCCCGGCTTCGATAGCAACGCCTATTGGGCGCGTTCCGGCCTGATGGACCTCGTGCGCGCCGACACCGACACCACCCCGGCCCGCTCGGTCGCCGGCATGGGCGACCACCCCTGCGCCATGGCGTTTTACGGCGCCATCGTCACCGCGCTGTATCAGCGCGAGAAGACCGGCAAGGGCTCGCATGTCAAATCGAACCTGATGGCGAATGGGGTGTGGGCGGCGAGCGTGCTGGCGCAGGCCAAGCTCTGCGGGGCCAAGTTCGGCGAGCGGCGGCCGCGCGAACGGGCGCTTAATGCGGTCGCCAACCACTACCAGTGCAAGGACGGCCGCTGGCTGATCCTGTCGCTGCTCAACGAGGAGCGGCAGTGGCCGGCGCTGGCCAAATGCCTCGGGCGCGAAGACCTGATCGACGATCCCCGCTTCGCCACCAAGGCCGATCGCCACGCCCGCTCGGTCGAGCTGATCAAGATTCTGGACGAGACCTTCGCCACCAGGGACCTCGCCGAATGGCGCGAGATTCTCGACGGCAACGGCCTCGTGTTCGGCGTCGTCGGCATTCTCGACGACATTCCCAATGACAAGCAGATGCTCGAGAACGAGGTGCTGGTGCCGTTCGAGAACGACACCATGCTCACCATCAACAGCCCGATCTGGATCGACGGCGCCAAGAAAGTCCAGCCGCGCAAGCCGCCCGGCGTCGGCGAGCACAGTGACGAGATTTTGCGCGCGGCGGGATATGACGAGCAGGCGATCAAAGAGCTGCGGTCGAAGGGGGCGGTGGGCTAA
- a CDS encoding tetratricopeptide repeat protein codes for MSMPFVRLTLPAAFMIWCAVPAAAHAGDLEDCNGPAAAKIESACTAVIDDPSHTADERVRAHVNRSRLFMSRSNLDAALADADAAVQLDPKSVPALLSRGYARQRKADFAGALADINQAIELDPKSPNAHAARGSLRIDQKQWTDAAADFTEALSLRQDFVQAYVGRARAYIETAQLDQAMTDLNTAISMTTSLPVAFYWRGQVYRRKGDIDHAIEDFSRAIAQTPRPDRAFYFARGQLFSSKGDYARAIADFDKVLSVAPNDPAAQQQKQSAIAMQAELAKVKGGTPASAATKEATAAPPVPQATAPLATIPPGTLRTSPPALSEAAQLMAQKKYAEALPRLNTVLAADPRNQAALRFRVAASLSLSRFAEAKTDLDVLLELKPNDSQLLTSRSVALIGLKQFDQAAAAANQALSSNPNNAAAFVCRGMVSRLTGKLQDAIADYDRSIALNDRDYMAYSERGQAYMGLNQNDKAVVDFDRSLVLNPLNDAARASRGLVLLLKGNTNEGLVDVKNALDRNPNNQTAELGQGLAMLISGQYDRAIVALDQLAGKTPADAFVRTLRARAYLAKKDAAHAMTDLDAVLRMRPNDPDALGLRGIAFTSMQQYDKALDDLGKAIMQKPTIERYFARAGAYEAKGDLDKAASDYRSATELTPASVFDIAAQNQSKLKIQQLSKRIPCGNAARGDKDGSCL; via the coding sequence ATGTCGATGCCGTTCGTCCGCCTGACGCTCCCGGCTGCATTCATGATCTGGTGCGCCGTGCCCGCTGCGGCCCATGCGGGCGACCTCGAAGACTGCAACGGCCCGGCCGCCGCGAAGATCGAATCTGCCTGCACCGCCGTCATCGACGATCCATCACACACCGCCGACGAGCGCGTTCGCGCCCATGTGAACAGATCCCGCCTGTTCATGAGCCGCTCCAACCTCGATGCCGCGCTGGCGGACGCCGATGCGGCGGTCCAGCTCGACCCGAAATCCGTTCCCGCCCTGCTGTCGCGCGGCTATGCGCGACAGCGAAAGGCAGATTTCGCCGGCGCGCTCGCCGACATCAACCAGGCCATCGAGCTCGATCCCAAGTCGCCGAACGCGCATGCGGCGCGTGGCAGCCTCAGGATCGATCAGAAGCAGTGGACGGATGCCGCCGCGGATTTCACCGAGGCGCTCAGCCTGCGCCAGGATTTCGTCCAGGCCTATGTCGGGCGTGCGCGGGCCTATATCGAGACCGCCCAGCTCGATCAGGCCATGACCGACCTCAACACCGCGATCTCGATGACGACGAGCCTGCCGGTGGCCTTCTACTGGCGCGGCCAGGTCTATCGCCGCAAGGGCGATATCGATCACGCCATCGAGGATTTTTCGCGTGCGATCGCGCAGACGCCGCGTCCCGATCGTGCTTTCTATTTCGCAAGGGGACAGCTCTTCAGCTCCAAGGGCGACTACGCGCGCGCGATTGCGGACTTCGACAAGGTTCTGTCGGTTGCCCCGAACGACCCGGCCGCACAGCAACAGAAGCAATCCGCCATCGCGATGCAGGCCGAGCTCGCGAAGGTGAAGGGTGGGACGCCTGCTTCTGCTGCGACCAAGGAGGCTACTGCGGCTCCGCCGGTGCCGCAGGCAACGGCGCCGCTGGCGACGATCCCGCCGGGAACGCTGCGGACCTCGCCGCCGGCCCTGAGCGAGGCGGCGCAGCTGATGGCCCAGAAGAAATACGCCGAGGCGCTTCCTCGCCTCAACACGGTGCTCGCAGCCGACCCCCGCAACCAGGCTGCGCTCCGATTTCGCGTGGCGGCGAGCCTGTCGTTGTCTCGTTTCGCCGAAGCAAAGACCGACCTCGACGTGCTGCTCGAGCTGAAGCCGAACGACTCGCAATTGCTGACCTCACGGTCGGTGGCCTTGATCGGCCTGAAGCAGTTCGATCAGGCGGCGGCCGCTGCCAATCAGGCGCTCAGCTCCAATCCGAACAATGCCGCCGCCTTCGTCTGCCGCGGCATGGTCAGCCGCCTGACCGGAAAATTGCAGGACGCCATCGCCGATTACGACCGCTCGATCGCGCTCAACGACAGGGACTACATGGCCTATTCCGAGCGCGGTCAGGCCTATATGGGGCTCAACCAGAACGACAAGGCCGTGGTCGATTTCGACCGTTCGCTGGTGCTCAATCCGCTCAACGACGCCGCGCGTGCCTCGCGCGGGCTGGTGCTGCTGTTGAAGGGAAACACAAATGAGGGCCTGGTCGACGTCAAGAACGCGCTCGATCGCAACCCCAATAATCAGACCGCCGAGCTTGGCCAGGGGCTGGCGATGCTGATCTCGGGACAATATGACCGCGCCATCGTGGCGCTCGACCAGCTCGCCGGCAAGACGCCCGCCGATGCATTCGTGCGCACGCTCCGCGCACGCGCCTACCTCGCCAAGAAGGATGCAGCCCACGCCATGACCGACCTCGATGCTGTGCTGCGCATGCGGCCGAACGATCCGGATGCGCTCGGCCTGCGTGGGATCGCCTTCACCTCGATGCAGCAATACGACAAGGCGCTGGACGATCTCGGCAAGGCGATCATGCAGAAGCCGACGATCGAGCGCTATTTCGCGCGCGCGGGTGCCTACGAGGCCAAGGGCGATCTGGACAAGGCGGCCAGCGACTATCGCAGCGCCACCGAGCTGACGCCGGCCAGCGTGTTCGACATCGCGGCACAAAACCAGTCCAAGCTGAAGATCCAGCAGCTGTCCAAGCGCATCCCGTGCGGCAATGCCGCGCGCGGCGACAAGGACGGCTCCTGTCTGTAA
- the putA gene encoding bifunctional proline dehydrogenase/L-glutamate gamma-semialdehyde dehydrogenase PutA — protein sequence MPNIPPPFTAPYAPDDSEIAAKLLPASHLAPPQEARIDRTATRLVEAIRKRDDRLGGVEDMLREFALSTKEGLALMVLAEALLRVPDARTADQFIEDKLGEGDFIHHETKSTAFLVNASAWALGLSARVIQPGETPDGTIGRLVKRLGAPAVRTATRQAMRLMGNHFVLGETIEQALERGRPRSGQKSRYSFDMLGEGARTAADAKRYFDAYASAIETIGKAAGSHPLPDRPGISVKLSALHPRFEAISRERVMRELVPQLLDLARRAKAHDLNFTVDAEEADRLELSLDVIAATLADPSLAGWDGFGLAIQAYQKRASAVIDYVDALARAHDRKLMVRLVKGAYWDTEIKRAQERGLDGYPVFTRKAMTDLNYVACATKLLALRPRIFPQFATHNALTVATVLELADGSGGFEFQRLHGMGEALYEQLAKDHPDIAYRTYAPVGSHRDLLAYLVRRLLENGANSSFVAQAADYRVPVPALLQRPADAIVRPQAAAHPKIPLPADLFAPERRNSHGVEFGERAALDRLLADVRAEAADLKPLPDATPDQANAAIAAARTGFSSWSRTPAALRAAALEQAAHLLESRSAHFIALLQREGGKTLDDALSELREAADFCRYYAAQGRKLFGSEAAMPGPTGESNVLAMRGRGVFVAISPWNFPLAIFLGQVTAALMAGNSVVAKPAEQTPCIAREAVALLHEAGIPKRGLHLVTGDGRTGAVLTAHPDVAGIVFTGSTEVARAINRTLAAKDGPIVPLIAETGGINAMIADATALPEQVADDVVTSAFRSAGQRCSALRLLFVQEDVADRMIEMIAGAARELRIGDPADVATHVGPVIDLEAKQRLDAHIARMKGEARLHFAGTTPEGCFVAPHIFELNDAGQLTEEVFGPILHVVRYRAENLERVLQAVDRTGYGLTLGVHSRIDDTIEAIIDRVQVGNIYVNRNMIGAVVGVQPFGGNGLSGTGPKAGGPHYLARFATEQTVTINTAAAGGNAALLAGEE from the coding sequence ATGCCGAACATTCCGCCGCCCTTCACCGCGCCTTACGCGCCTGATGATTCCGAGATCGCAGCAAAGCTCTTGCCGGCTTCGCATCTGGCCCCGCCGCAGGAAGCGCGGATCGACCGCACCGCGACGCGGCTGGTCGAGGCGATCCGCAAGCGCGACGACCGGCTCGGCGGGGTCGAGGACATGCTGCGGGAGTTCGCGCTCTCGACCAAGGAAGGTCTGGCGCTGATGGTGCTGGCCGAGGCGCTGCTGCGCGTGCCAGACGCGCGCACCGCGGACCAGTTCATCGAGGACAAGCTCGGCGAGGGCGACTTCATCCATCACGAAACGAAGTCCACGGCGTTCCTGGTCAACGCCTCGGCCTGGGCGCTCGGCCTGTCGGCCCGGGTGATCCAGCCCGGCGAGACACCTGACGGCACCATCGGCCGGCTGGTGAAGCGGCTGGGCGCGCCGGCGGTGCGCACCGCCACGCGCCAGGCGATGCGGCTGATGGGCAATCATTTCGTGCTGGGCGAGACCATCGAGCAGGCACTGGAGCGAGGCAGGCCGCGCTCCGGCCAGAAGTCGCGCTATTCCTTCGACATGCTCGGTGAAGGCGCCCGCACCGCCGCCGATGCGAAGCGCTATTTTGACGCCTATGCGAGCGCCATCGAGACCATCGGCAAGGCGGCAGGCAGCCATCCCCTGCCCGACCGGCCTGGCATCTCGGTAAAACTCTCGGCGCTGCATCCGCGCTTCGAGGCGATCAGCCGCGAACGCGTGATGCGCGAGCTGGTGCCGCAGCTGCTCGATCTCGCCCGGCGCGCCAAGGCCCATGATCTCAATTTCACCGTCGACGCCGAGGAGGCCGACCGGCTGGAGCTGTCACTCGACGTGATCGCGGCAACGCTCGCTGATCCCTCCCTTGCTGGCTGGGACGGCTTCGGCCTCGCCATTCAGGCCTACCAGAAGCGCGCCAGCGCGGTGATCGACTATGTCGATGCACTGGCCCGTGCGCATGACCGCAAGCTGATGGTGCGGCTGGTCAAGGGCGCCTATTGGGACACCGAGATCAAGCGCGCGCAGGAGCGCGGACTCGACGGCTATCCCGTGTTCACGCGCAAGGCGATGACGGATCTGAACTACGTCGCCTGCGCGACGAAGCTGCTGGCCTTGCGGCCGCGCATCTTCCCGCAATTCGCCACCCACAACGCGCTGACGGTCGCGACCGTGCTGGAGCTCGCGGACGGCAGCGGCGGCTTTGAATTCCAGCGCCTGCACGGCATGGGCGAGGCGCTCTACGAGCAGCTCGCCAAGGATCACCCTGATATCGCCTACCGCACCTACGCGCCGGTCGGCAGCCATCGCGACCTGCTTGCCTATCTGGTGCGGCGGCTGCTGGAGAACGGCGCCAACTCGTCGTTCGTGGCACAGGCCGCCGATTATCGCGTCCCCGTCCCAGCGCTGTTGCAGCGTCCGGCGGATGCCATTGTCCGGCCGCAAGCGGCGGCCCATCCAAAAATTCCGCTGCCGGCCGATCTGTTCGCGCCCGAGCGGCGCAATTCGCACGGCGTCGAGTTCGGCGAGCGTGCCGCGCTCGACCGGTTGCTGGCGGACGTCAGGGCGGAAGCGGCCGATCTCAAGCCGCTCCCCGATGCGACGCCTGATCAAGCCAATGCAGCCATCGCCGCGGCACGCACGGGTTTTTCCAGTTGGAGCCGGACGCCGGCAGCCCTGCGCGCGGCAGCGCTGGAGCAGGCGGCGCACCTGCTGGAGAGCCGCAGCGCCCATTTCATCGCGCTCTTGCAACGCGAAGGCGGCAAGACGCTCGACGATGCGCTGTCGGAGCTACGCGAGGCCGCGGATTTCTGCCGCTATTATGCCGCGCAGGGCCGAAAGCTGTTTGGCAGCGAAGCCGCCATGCCGGGCCCGACCGGCGAGAGCAACGTGCTCGCCATGCGCGGTCGCGGCGTGTTCGTGGCGATCTCGCCGTGGAATTTCCCGCTGGCGATTTTCCTCGGCCAGGTCACAGCGGCCTTGATGGCCGGCAACAGCGTGGTGGCAAAGCCCGCCGAGCAGACGCCGTGCATCGCGCGTGAGGCCGTTGCCCTGCTGCACGAGGCCGGCATCCCCAAGAGGGGGCTGCATCTCGTCACCGGCGACGGCCGCACCGGCGCGGTGCTGACCGCGCATCCTGATGTCGCCGGAATCGTCTTCACCGGCTCGACCGAGGTCGCGCGGGCGATCAACCGGACGCTCGCCGCCAAGGACGGGCCGATCGTGCCGCTGATCGCGGAGACCGGCGGCATCAACGCCATGATCGCCGATGCCACCGCGCTGCCCGAGCAGGTCGCCGACGATGTCGTCACCTCCGCTTTCCGTTCCGCCGGCCAGCGCTGCTCGGCGCTGCGGCTCTTGTTTGTGCAGGAGGACGTCGCCGACCGTATGATCGAGATGATCGCGGGCGCCGCGCGTGAATTGAGGATCGGCGATCCCGCAGATGTCGCGACCCATGTCGGGCCGGTGATCGACCTCGAGGCCAAGCAGCGGCTCGATGCGCATATCGCGCGGATGAAGGGAGAGGCGCGGCTGCACTTTGCCGGCACGACGCCGGAAGGCTGCTTCGTCGCGCCGCACATCTTCGAGCTCAACGACGCCGGCCAGCTTACCGAGGAGGTGTTCGGCCCGATCCTGCATGTTGTGCGCTACCGCGCCGAAAACCTCGAACGCGTGCTGCAGGCGGTCGATCGCACCGGCTACGGGCTCACCCTCGGTGTCCATTCCCGCATCGACGACACCATCGAAGCCATCATCGATCGCGTTCAGGTCGGCAACATCTATGTCAACCGCAACATGATCGGCGCCGTGGTCGGCGTGCAGCCGTTCGGCGGCAACGGCCTGTCCGGAACCGGCCCGAAGGCCGGCGGCCCGCACTACCTCGCGCGGTTTGCCACCGAGCAGACCGTGACCATCAACACGGCGGCCGCGGGCGGCAACGCTGCACTGCTGGCAGGCGAGGAATAG
- a CDS encoding Lrp/AsnC ligand binding domain-containing protein: MELDRTDRKILAVLQQDGRIANVELAERIGLSPTSIGERLKRLQREGFVEGYGARLNPHRLGLGLLVFVEVLLDKTTPDNFERFARAVKLAPEVLECHMVAGGFDYLLKARLADMTAYRRFLGETLLSMPGVRETRTYAVMEEIKRDAPLPVG; this comes from the coding sequence ATGGAACTTGATCGAACAGACCGGAAAATCCTCGCGGTTTTGCAGCAAGATGGGCGAATCGCCAATGTCGAGCTCGCCGAACGCATCGGCCTGTCGCCGACCTCGATCGGCGAGCGGCTGAAGCGCTTGCAGCGCGAGGGTTTCGTCGAAGGCTACGGCGCGCGGCTCAATCCGCACCGGCTGGGACTTGGCCTGCTCGTGTTCGTCGAGGTGCTGCTCGACAAGACCACGCCGGACAATTTCGAGCGCTTCGCGCGCGCGGTGAAACTCGCCCCTGAAGTGCTGGAGTGTCACATGGTCGCCGGCGGCTTCGACTATCTGCTGAAGGCGCGGCTTGCGGACATGACCGCCTATCGACGCTTCCTCGGTGAGACCCTGCTGTCGATGCCGGGCGTGCGCGAGACGCGGACCTATGCGGTGATGGAGGAGATCAAGCGCGACGCACCGTTGCCGGTGGGTTGA